The Nycticebus coucang isolate mNycCou1 chromosome 2, mNycCou1.pri, whole genome shotgun sequence genome includes a window with the following:
- the N4BP1 gene encoding NEDD4-binding protein 1 isoform X1: protein MSAREVLDEFTAPAEKAALLERSRGRIESLFGVSLAVLGALGAEEPLPARIWLQLRGAQEAVHSAKEYIKGICEPELEERECYPKAMHCIFVGAESLFLKSLIQDTCADLCILDIGLLGIRGSAEAVVMARSHIQQFVKLFENNENLPSSQKESEVKREFRQFVEARADNYTMDLLILPTSLKKELLTLTQGEESLFETGDDNVIEIRDSQQAEVTQNAATGLNVSRDEIVLQEDTRNKAGTPVSELTKQMDIVFSSTPDVLCVPVNGLTPDEEVLSKDRVCHKRRFSDSEERHTKKQFSLENVPEGELLPEGKTSAGNVITGQSESSTVSENLSLDVKDTTEEMEYNILVNFFKTMGYSQEIVEKVIREYGPSTEPLLLLEEIEKENKRFQEDREFSPSTVYSETSKTKNKGFCSIVNELTTDSTPKKTQTLTQQNTGEKCSQLPFKVEVKPCTSNCKINTVRTVPIEQKREIWASNRNYVCNVDLETDGLPPSVAPSSPKEVNFVSRGASNHQPRSPAFPENGLQHQAEPLLPNTMKSPCEKHSGCCSSPQAKPNCLSLIPPMPLPQQSPSVMDTKLAGPSDYIDSSVTGVQRFRDTLKVPYKLELKNEPGRTDLKHIVIDGSNVAITHGLKKFFSCRGIAIAVEYFWKLGNRNITVFVPQWRTRRDPNVTEQHFLTQLQELGILSLTPARMVFGERIASHDDRFLLHLADKTGGIIVTNDNFREFVTESVSWREIITKRLLQYTFVGDIFMVPDDPLGRSGPRLEEFLRKEVILRGMQPLLNALPNVGVFDPSFRVPGTQATSSSHQPPTRIQGAPPSHWLPQQPHFPLLPNLPSIQQNLSMPAQRSSAETNELREALLKIFPDSEQRLKIDQILVAHPYMKDLNALSAMVLD, encoded by the exons GAATACATTAAAGGAATCTGTGAACCTGAACTAGAAGAAAGAGAATGTTACCCCAAGGCCATGCACTGCATTTTTGTTGGAGCAGAGAGCCTGTTTCTGAAGAGCTTGATTCAGGATACATGTGCTGACCTCTGCATTCTGGACATTGGCCTGCTTGGCATCAGAGGCAGTGCTGAGGCTGTGGTCATGGCTAGAAGTCACATTCAACAGTTTGTAAAGCTTTTTGAGAATAATGAGAACTTACCCAGCAGTCAGAAAGAATCAGAGGTGAAAAGGGAATTCAGACAATTTGTTGAAGCCCGTGCAGACAATTATACAATGGATTTGTTGATTTTGCCCACTTCCTTGAAAAAAGAACTTTTGACACTCACCCAAGGTGAGGAGAGTCTCTTTGAAACAGGAGATGATAATGTTATTGAAATTAGAGATTCTCAACAAGCAGAGGTTACGCAGAATGCTGCCACAGGGCTGAATGTTTCCAGAGATGAAATTGTTTTGCAGGAAGATACAAGAAATAAAGCTGGGACTCCTGTGTCTGAGCTTACAAAACAAATGGACATAGTCTTTTCTAGTACACCAGATGTGCTTTGTGTTCCGGTAAATGGCCTCACCCCAGATGAAGAAGTGCTTTCCAAGGACAGAGTTTGTCACAAAAGGAGATTTTCTGATTCTGAAGAAAGACATACCAAGAAGCAGTTTTCTCTGGAAAATGTTCCAGAGGGGGAGCTTTTACCTGAGGGTAAGACATCAGCTGGAAATGTAATCACTGGCCAATCTGAGTCTTCTACCGTTTCTGAAAATTTAAGTCTAGATGTAAAAGACACTACTGAGGAAATGGAATACAACATCCTCGTAAACTTTTTTAAAACCATGGGCTATTCCCAAGAAATTGTTGAAAAGGTTATTAGAGAATATGGGCCATCTACTGAACCATTATTGCTCttagaagaaattgaaaaagaaaataaaaggttcCAAGAAGACAGAGAATTTTCACCTAGTACTGTGTATTCAGAGaccagcaaaaccaaaaataaaggtTTTTGTAGCATTGTAAATGAGCTTACAACAGATTCAACTCCAAAGAAGACACAGACTCTCACACAGCAAAATACAGGAGAAAAATGTTCTCAGTTGCCATTCAAAGTAGAAGTTAAACCATGTACCTCAAATTGCAAAATTAATACTGTTAGAACAGTGCCAATAGAACAGAAACGTGAAATCTGGGCTTCAAACCGGAACTATGTTTGTAACGTAGACCTTGAAACTGATGGCCTTCCACCTTCTGTTGCCCCATCAAGTCCCAAAGAAGTCAATTTTGTTTCAAGGGGAGCTTCGAATCACCAGCCCAGAAGTCCAGCTTTTCCTGAAAATGGTTTGCAACATCAGGCAGAACCCCTGCTTCCAAATACTATGAAATCTCCCTGTGAAAAACATTCAGGATGTTGTAGCTCTCCTCAGGCTAAGCCAAATTGTCTATCCCTTATTCCACCAATGCCGCTGCCCCAGCAATCACCTTCAGTTATGGACACAAAGTTGGCAGGACCTTCTGATTATATTGATTCCTCAGTTACAGGGGTTCAGAGGTTTCGAGATACTCTAAAAGTACCATACAAACTggaattaaaaaatgaaccaGGAAGAACAGATTTGAAGCACATTGTTATAGATGGGAGCAATGTTGCAATTAC ccATGGTCTGAAAAAGTTCTTTTCTTGTCGTGGAATTGCAATTGCAGTTGAATATTTTTGGAAGCTCGGCAACAGAAACATCACTGTATTTGTCCCTCAGTGGAGAACAAGACGTGATCCTAATGTCACAG AACAACACTTCTTAACCCAGCTCCAGGAGCTCGGAATATTATCTTTAACTCCTGCCCGGATGGTGTTTGGAGAAAGAATCGCCTCTCATGATGACAG GTTTCTACTCCACTTAGCAGACAAAACTGGTGGCATAATTGTAACAAATGATAACTTCAGAGAATTTGTGACTGAATCCGTTTCTTGGcgagaaattattacaaaaag ACTGCTTCAGTATACATTTGTGGGGGACATATTTATGGTTCCTGATGATCCTCTGGGAAGAAGTGGACCTCGATTAGAAGAATTTCTTCGGAAGGAAGTCATTCTCAG AGGCATGCAGCCCCTACTCAATGCCCTGCCAAATGTGGGTGTGTTTGACCCCAGCTTCAGAGTCCCTGGTACCCAGGCAACCAGCTCCAGCCACCAGCCTCCCACCCGGATCCAGGGTGCCCCTCCAAGCCACTGGCTTCCTCAGCAGCCCCACTTCCCACTCCTGCCGAACCTTCCCAGTATCCAGCAGAATCTGTCCATGCCAGCACAGAGGTCTTCTGCAGAGACCAACGAGCTGAGGGAAGCCCTCCTGAAGATCTTCCCCGACTCAGAGCAGAGGTTGAAAATTGATCAGATTCTGGTGGCCCATCCGTACATGAAAGATCTGAATGCGCTCTCTGCCATGGTGTTGGACTAA
- the N4BP1 gene encoding NEDD4-binding protein 1 isoform X2: MHCIFVGAESLFLKSLIQDTCADLCILDIGLLGIRGSAEAVVMARSHIQQFVKLFENNENLPSSQKESEVKREFRQFVEARADNYTMDLLILPTSLKKELLTLTQGEESLFETGDDNVIEIRDSQQAEVTQNAATGLNVSRDEIVLQEDTRNKAGTPVSELTKQMDIVFSSTPDVLCVPVNGLTPDEEVLSKDRVCHKRRFSDSEERHTKKQFSLENVPEGELLPEGKTSAGNVITGQSESSTVSENLSLDVKDTTEEMEYNILVNFFKTMGYSQEIVEKVIREYGPSTEPLLLLEEIEKENKRFQEDREFSPSTVYSETSKTKNKGFCSIVNELTTDSTPKKTQTLTQQNTGEKCSQLPFKVEVKPCTSNCKINTVRTVPIEQKREIWASNRNYVCNVDLETDGLPPSVAPSSPKEVNFVSRGASNHQPRSPAFPENGLQHQAEPLLPNTMKSPCEKHSGCCSSPQAKPNCLSLIPPMPLPQQSPSVMDTKLAGPSDYIDSSVTGVQRFRDTLKVPYKLELKNEPGRTDLKHIVIDGSNVAITHGLKKFFSCRGIAIAVEYFWKLGNRNITVFVPQWRTRRDPNVTEQHFLTQLQELGILSLTPARMVFGERIASHDDRFLLHLADKTGGIIVTNDNFREFVTESVSWREIITKRLLQYTFVGDIFMVPDDPLGRSGPRLEEFLRKEVILRGMQPLLNALPNVGVFDPSFRVPGTQATSSSHQPPTRIQGAPPSHWLPQQPHFPLLPNLPSIQQNLSMPAQRSSAETNELREALLKIFPDSEQRLKIDQILVAHPYMKDLNALSAMVLD; the protein is encoded by the exons ATGCACTGCATTTTTGTTGGAGCAGAGAGCCTGTTTCTGAAGAGCTTGATTCAGGATACATGTGCTGACCTCTGCATTCTGGACATTGGCCTGCTTGGCATCAGAGGCAGTGCTGAGGCTGTGGTCATGGCTAGAAGTCACATTCAACAGTTTGTAAAGCTTTTTGAGAATAATGAGAACTTACCCAGCAGTCAGAAAGAATCAGAGGTGAAAAGGGAATTCAGACAATTTGTTGAAGCCCGTGCAGACAATTATACAATGGATTTGTTGATTTTGCCCACTTCCTTGAAAAAAGAACTTTTGACACTCACCCAAGGTGAGGAGAGTCTCTTTGAAACAGGAGATGATAATGTTATTGAAATTAGAGATTCTCAACAAGCAGAGGTTACGCAGAATGCTGCCACAGGGCTGAATGTTTCCAGAGATGAAATTGTTTTGCAGGAAGATACAAGAAATAAAGCTGGGACTCCTGTGTCTGAGCTTACAAAACAAATGGACATAGTCTTTTCTAGTACACCAGATGTGCTTTGTGTTCCGGTAAATGGCCTCACCCCAGATGAAGAAGTGCTTTCCAAGGACAGAGTTTGTCACAAAAGGAGATTTTCTGATTCTGAAGAAAGACATACCAAGAAGCAGTTTTCTCTGGAAAATGTTCCAGAGGGGGAGCTTTTACCTGAGGGTAAGACATCAGCTGGAAATGTAATCACTGGCCAATCTGAGTCTTCTACCGTTTCTGAAAATTTAAGTCTAGATGTAAAAGACACTACTGAGGAAATGGAATACAACATCCTCGTAAACTTTTTTAAAACCATGGGCTATTCCCAAGAAATTGTTGAAAAGGTTATTAGAGAATATGGGCCATCTACTGAACCATTATTGCTCttagaagaaattgaaaaagaaaataaaaggttcCAAGAAGACAGAGAATTTTCACCTAGTACTGTGTATTCAGAGaccagcaaaaccaaaaataaaggtTTTTGTAGCATTGTAAATGAGCTTACAACAGATTCAACTCCAAAGAAGACACAGACTCTCACACAGCAAAATACAGGAGAAAAATGTTCTCAGTTGCCATTCAAAGTAGAAGTTAAACCATGTACCTCAAATTGCAAAATTAATACTGTTAGAACAGTGCCAATAGAACAGAAACGTGAAATCTGGGCTTCAAACCGGAACTATGTTTGTAACGTAGACCTTGAAACTGATGGCCTTCCACCTTCTGTTGCCCCATCAAGTCCCAAAGAAGTCAATTTTGTTTCAAGGGGAGCTTCGAATCACCAGCCCAGAAGTCCAGCTTTTCCTGAAAATGGTTTGCAACATCAGGCAGAACCCCTGCTTCCAAATACTATGAAATCTCCCTGTGAAAAACATTCAGGATGTTGTAGCTCTCCTCAGGCTAAGCCAAATTGTCTATCCCTTATTCCACCAATGCCGCTGCCCCAGCAATCACCTTCAGTTATGGACACAAAGTTGGCAGGACCTTCTGATTATATTGATTCCTCAGTTACAGGGGTTCAGAGGTTTCGAGATACTCTAAAAGTACCATACAAACTggaattaaaaaatgaaccaGGAAGAACAGATTTGAAGCACATTGTTATAGATGGGAGCAATGTTGCAATTAC ccATGGTCTGAAAAAGTTCTTTTCTTGTCGTGGAATTGCAATTGCAGTTGAATATTTTTGGAAGCTCGGCAACAGAAACATCACTGTATTTGTCCCTCAGTGGAGAACAAGACGTGATCCTAATGTCACAG AACAACACTTCTTAACCCAGCTCCAGGAGCTCGGAATATTATCTTTAACTCCTGCCCGGATGGTGTTTGGAGAAAGAATCGCCTCTCATGATGACAG GTTTCTACTCCACTTAGCAGACAAAACTGGTGGCATAATTGTAACAAATGATAACTTCAGAGAATTTGTGACTGAATCCGTTTCTTGGcgagaaattattacaaaaag ACTGCTTCAGTATACATTTGTGGGGGACATATTTATGGTTCCTGATGATCCTCTGGGAAGAAGTGGACCTCGATTAGAAGAATTTCTTCGGAAGGAAGTCATTCTCAG AGGCATGCAGCCCCTACTCAATGCCCTGCCAAATGTGGGTGTGTTTGACCCCAGCTTCAGAGTCCCTGGTACCCAGGCAACCAGCTCCAGCCACCAGCCTCCCACCCGGATCCAGGGTGCCCCTCCAAGCCACTGGCTTCCTCAGCAGCCCCACTTCCCACTCCTGCCGAACCTTCCCAGTATCCAGCAGAATCTGTCCATGCCAGCACAGAGGTCTTCTGCAGAGACCAACGAGCTGAGGGAAGCCCTCCTGAAGATCTTCCCCGACTCAGAGCAGAGGTTGAAAATTGATCAGATTCTGGTGGCCCATCCGTACATGAAAGATCTGAATGCGCTCTCTGCCATGGTGTTGGACTAA